Part of the Mycolicibacterium mengxianglii genome is shown below.
TACTTCCTGCACTACGCCAAAGACGAGCAACGCCGCCGCTGGTTCCCGGGTCTGGCCGCCGGTACGTTGTTGACCGCGGTCGCCATGACCGAGCCGGGTACCGGATCAGATCTGGCCGGGGTGCGTACCACTGCGGTGCGTGATGGGGACACCTACGTCGTCAACGGGGCGAAGACGTTCATCACCGGAGGCATGCAGGCAGACCTCGTCGTGGTGGTGGCCCGCACGTCGACCGATCCGGACAACCGTCGGAAGGGACTGTCCTTGTTGGTGGTCGAGGACGGTATGCCGGGTTTCACCCGCGGTCGCGAGCTCGACAAGATGGGCTGCAAGGTGCAGGACACCGCAGAGCTGTCGTTCGTCGATGTGCGGGTGCCTGCGGTCAACCTGTTGGGTGAGGAAGGGGAAGCGTTCAGCTATCTCGGCCACAACCTGGCTCAGGAGCGGCTGACGGTTGCGGTGGGTTCGGTCGCGCAGGCCCGCTCGGCGATCGCCGCGGCCATCGACTACACCAAGGACCGCAAGGCCTTCGGGGCGCCGGTGGCCTCCTTTCAGAACACGAAATTTGAGCTGGCCGCCTGCTCGACCGAGGTGGAAGCCGCTCAGGCGATGCTGGATCGGGCGGTCGCGCTCCACGTCGAGGGGGAGTTGTCAGGGTCCGATGCCGCGCGGGTCAAGCTGTTCTGCACCGAGATGCAGGCCCGTGTGGTGGACCGCTGCCTGCAGCTCTTCGGCGGTTACGGCTACATGATGGAGTATCCGATCGCCCGCCTGTACACCGATGCGCGGGTGGCCCGGATTTATGCCGGTACCAGCGAGGTGATGAAGGTGATCATCGCCAAGTCATTGGGTCTCTGACGGCCCGCTGAGCTCGGCTCCTTTACTCAGCTCCGACGCTCTTCGCCGAATCCGGCGTGCGTCTGCCTGTTCGCCGCTAACCTCGTGCGCAGTGCCTGTGACGGGCATTTCAAACATATTTTCAATGAGACCCTTGTCACATCCGCCCAACCAACCTACTGTGTGTTCACTAGGTTGGTTTACACAGCAGAGAGCAAGTGTCAGCGATGACTTCACCTGCAACCGCGGGCCCGCCGCCGGGC
Proteins encoded:
- a CDS encoding acyl-CoA dehydrogenase family protein, producing MRRDLFTEDHEAFRQLAKDFIEKEVVPDYPLWEKAGRMPRPAFEKLGSLGMMGMAIPEEYGGSGQPDYRYNVVLQEEAARALVTLSTVRTQLEVILPYFLHYAKDEQRRRWFPGLAAGTLLTAVAMTEPGTGSDLAGVRTTAVRDGDTYVVNGAKTFITGGMQADLVVVVARTSTDPDNRRKGLSLLVVEDGMPGFTRGRELDKMGCKVQDTAELSFVDVRVPAVNLLGEEGEAFSYLGHNLAQERLTVAVGSVAQARSAIAAAIDYTKDRKAFGAPVASFQNTKFELAACSTEVEAAQAMLDRAVALHVEGELSGSDAARVKLFCTEMQARVVDRCLQLFGGYGYMMEYPIARLYTDARVARIYAGTSEVMKVIIAKSLGL